The region GGTGGCTAATTTAGGCATTGCCTTTTTACTGTATTATTTATTTAAAGTAGAAATTCAATTATATTCTTTAGCAGGAATAACTATTTCTCTTGGACTAATTATAGACAATAGTATTGTGATGATTGATCATATTAAAAAACAAGGAAATAGAAATGTATTTGTACCAATTTTAGCATCTACTTTAACAACTGTAGGTGCTCTTTCAATTATTTATTTTTTAGATGATGCTTATAAGGTAAATCTTATTGATTTTGCACTTGTTATTATTATTAACTTGAGTGTTTCGCTTTTTGTTGCCTTGTTTTTAATACCTGCTTTATTAGAAAAAATTCCTTTAAAACCTACAATCTCTAATAAATGGCAATTAAAAATTGAAGAAAAGTTTTATACTTTATATCAAAAGCTCTTAAAAGTACTATTAAGATTAAAAAAAACAGCTCTTATTTTTATTATTCTAATATTTGGAATTCCTTTTTTTATGTTGCCTCAAAAAATAGAAACGAATACTACATTCTTTGAAAAAGCATACAATAATACGTTAGGGAATGAATGGTATAGAGAGAATATTCGACCACATTTAGACAGATATTTAGGAGGAAGTTTTCGTCTTTTTAATTATTATGTTTTTGAAAACTCATATTACAATAGAAATGAAGAAACAAAACTATATGTATCTGCTTCTATGGAAAAAGGAGCTACTGTGCATCAAATGAATGAAGCATATTTATCCATTGAAAACTACTTGCAACAATTTATAGAGATTAAACAATATACAAGTACTATTTATAGTGGAGATAATGCTAGAATGGAAATTACTTTTAAAGATGCCTTTAAAGAATCTTCTTTTCCTTTTATATTAAAAGCGCGATTGGTAAGAAAAGTTTTAGATCTTGGTGGTATCGACTGGAATGTATATGGTGTAGGTAATGGATTTAGTTCAGGTGGAGGTAGTAATGACCCTGTTAATTTCACAGTTAAAGCAAAAGGTTATAATTATGATGATCTAAATAGTTGGGCAGATACTTTAAAAACAGCTTTAGAAAAACACCCAAGAATTCAAAAAGTTCTGGTAAAAGAAAATTCTTATTGGTCTAAAAAACCTTCATATGAATATCTTTTTAGCTTAGACAAAGAGCAAATAGCGTTAAGAAATAGTAACCCTTCAAAAATCTTTAATGAATTAAAATCTTTAACACTTTCTAAACAGTCTGATATTTCTATAAATATTAAAGGAAAATATATGCCAATTCGATTAGAATCTGATAATTCTAAAACTTTTGATTTATGGGCAATAAAAAATACGCCCTTAGATAGCTTGCATACTCCTATTGTTTTAAAAAATATAGCAGTTACATCCAAAGAAAGAGAAGAAGAAAGTATTTATAAAGAAAATCAAGAATATATTAGATTGGTTCAATTTCAATATACAGGTTCTGCTAAGTTTGGAGCAAAGTTTTTAAAAACAACGTTAGAAGAACTAAAATTAAAATTGCCCTTAGGATATCAATTTGAAAGTTCTCAAAATAACTGGTTTTTAAACGATGATAAAAATAATAACTATACTTTTTTATTGTTGCTGGTTTTAGTAATTATTTATTTTATATGTGCCATTTTATTTGAGAGCCTAAAACAACCTTTTATCATTTTAAGCGTAATACCTATATCATTTATTGGAGTATTCTTAACTTTTTATCTCTTTGATTTTAATTTTGATCAAGGTGGATTGGCTAGTTTTGTTTTATTAAGTGGAATAACTGTAAACGCATCTATTTTTATAATTAATGGTTTTAATAAACTAAGAAAACAAAAGCCAAATGAAAATTATCTAAACTTATATATTGAGGCTTTTAAACAAAAAATATTTCCAATTACACTTACTATTATCTCAACAATTCTAGGCTTTATTCCATTTGTAAAAGATGGTCAAAATGAGGTATTTTGGTTTGCTTTAGGAGCAGGAACTATTGGAGGGCTAGTTTTTTCTATTATAGGTATTTTGTTTTATCTGCCTTTGTTTACTTTGAAAAAAGAAAGTTTGTAGAATACTTATTTTTTTAAAATGAACATTACGATTAGTAAGGTTTTATTGTTTCATTTAAATTTTTATAGTTTATTTCATCTATACTAAATTAAATTTATAAAATTGTTTGTTTAATCTGTTCTGCGGTAATTGCAGAATGTAAATTTATTTATTATGAAAAAATTTAAAAAGAATTTTTTTAGTCTTAGTTTGATGTTTTCGATGATTCTAGGAGTATGTATTAGTTTAATACCTAATGAGGCTGAAGCTTTAGTTGTTTTAGGAAAAACAAAATGTTATCAGCAAGTAACTTCTGGGGCTCCAGGAGATGTTGCAAATTTCTGTTCAGGTAGTGTATGCAAAGAAAAAGATGGGGTAGGCAGTAACTGGAATAATTGTGGGTAATACAATCATCTTCTCCTGTCTTTCGTAAAAAAAACACAGGAGAATATTTTTTAAATATTTTATGAAAAAAATAATTATAATTACATGTTTTATATTTATTAATTGCAAAACTAACATTGATAAAGAGATTGTAAAAATAAGTAAAGATGATTTTCCTAAAACCGAAAAAATTTCAGGTGAAATAATACTGAAAGAAGATTACAATAGAAATTACTCAATAAAAGTTTTTGAAAATATTTTGTTAATACGACTATCTGATTCTCCCAATTATTATAGTGTATATAATAAATACACTTTTGAGTATTTAGGTTCTATAGGGGTTAAAGGAGAGGCAGGGAATGAATGGATAACAATGTATGATAGTGGGCAACTTGAAAAAACAGAGTCAGGAATTTGTCTATGGGTTCATAGATATCAAAAAGGTTTTTTTGCCCAAGTTAACATTACTAAAACTTTAGCAACAAAAAAACCTATTCCAATTTATGAAAAAATTATAAATATTGATGCAAAAAGCTTTCCTTTTTTTAATCTTTTTTATTTAGAAGATAATCTAAATATAATAGGTAATTGTTGGTTAACTGATCAAAATCAAGTTAGAATTAAATCTTATGATATCAATACAAAAAAAATAAAAAAATCGGAACTTTTCCCAAAAATAAAAAATTTAGAAAAATTACCAATTCAGGTTGTTAAAAGCCTGTATTCAAGTGGTTTTAAGAAGCATCCAACTAAAAATATCTTTTTTCAAGCAATGTATATGTTTGATAGGATAGATATTTTTGACGAAAATTTGAATTTGAAAAAATCTATTGTAGGAGGTGAAAATTGGAAAGATAATTATTATGATGCAAGAGAAATTAATCCAGCTTCAAATTTTTTAGAGGGAAAAGTAAATGGCTATGCTGGGATTTCAGCTTCTGAGAGTTATATCATTGCTGTAGACGTAAATAAAAAGAAGAGTAATATAGACAATACAGTTAAAGAATCTTATATAAAGATTTTTGATTGGGAAGGAAAACCTATTTGTAGGTTAAAATCTACTGACGATTTATTTTCTATTTCATTAGACGAAAAAGAAGGAATACTTTACGCAACAGATATCAATAATGAAAAAGTATTAAGATATGATATCAATAAGATTATGGAAAAATGGTAAATTTTAAACAATTAATTATATTCATTGTTGCAACAATATTAACGATTTTTTTATCCTTAAAAGCGAAAAATTGGTATCATAATAAAAATTATTCTAAAATTCTTTTTGAGAAAACTGAAATAAGTATGGATACTATTATAACCCAAAAACAAGCTGAAATTTTCTTCAATTATAAGAATATTGGGAATAAAAGTTTAAAAATTTTTAGAATTGAGACTTCTTGCGGTTGCACAATACCTACTTTTAATACAAAATTAATTCTTCCAAATAAAGAAGATAGATTTAAAGTAAGGTATGAAAGAGTAAATAAGGGTTTTTTTACAAAAGAACTAATCGTCTACTCTAATAGCATTACTAGTCCCGATCGTTTAGTAATTTCTGGATTCGTCCCTTTTGATTAAAATACTCCAAACATCTTTCCCTGAATATAACTTTCTGGAACAAAACCAAAACTCCTTGAGTCTATAGAATTGTGTCTATTATCTCCCATCATAAAAAAATAATTATTTTTAAAAGTATATGTTGTATTTTTAAGTTTTGATAAATCTGTATTTTCAAATTTAACTGCACACGTATTATAAAAAGCTATATTTTCTTCTGTTAGTTTTATTTTCATCCCTTTTTTAGGAATAACGATTTCTCCATAATTATCTCTTGTCCATTCATTTTGTTTGCTAACTGGAAATAAGAAATAGTTATGGTTTGTTTTTTCTTCTATTTTTTTCTTGTAGTTTTTTCTTTCCTTATCTGAAACTGCTACATATTCTTTATTAGAATAATTTTGATGCAATGTGACATTATTTTTTTGTTTAAAAATATAACTATAAGTATAATTTTGTTTTTGTTTTAGCTCTTTAGAATTAATATAAACATTTGTTTTTTTAATTTCTATGGTGTCTCCAGATACCCCTATAATTCTCTTGATTAGAAATTTATCTGAGTTATCTACCGCTTTAAAAACCACGATATCTTCTCGTTTAAAATCTTTGAAAGATTTTAATAGGGTATATAAATTAAATTCATTTTCTGGTGAAACAAATAAAGTACCTAATACTGGCAAATTTCGAAGATGATTTGGAAGTTTTACTCCATAACTAATTTTATTAATCAGCACATAATCTCCAGGATATAAGGTTCTTTCCATAGAACTAGAAGGAACATAATAAACATCAAAGAAAAAGGTTCTAATAAAAACTGCAAATAGAATTGGTAGAATAATTATGTAAACATACCTAATAACCGATAGAACTATTTTTGATAAATTAGTTTTTAAGAAAAAATAAATTTTATTAAGTGTAATGGTATCTAAAACGATAAGAAGCACTAATGAAACTATCAATAATTTAGACCAAAGTAAGAAAAGCAGCACTCCTATAACCCCCAAAATAAAAACTCCTTTTTTAAATAGTTTTACCATTTTTCAAAAATAGTTTTTTTATCTAAATTTAGTGAATTTTAAAATTAAATTAAATTAATTACTTAATACTAAGGCCTAAGATTGGTCTCCAAACAGACAAAATGATTATTTATTTCTTAATAAAAAGTTGAGACCATTTTTTATCTTCATTTTCAATATGCAGAAGATAGACTCCTTTTGATAAATTTTCTACATTAATCATTGCAGAATTATCTTTGACTTTTAATTCGGATTTTCTTCTTAGATACTTTATAATGTTTACAGAAGTATTACTTAAAATAAATTCTATTTTTTTTTATGGTATCATTAATATACCAAGAGTTTTAAACTCCATTTCTTGTATTTCATATCTCAAATATATTAGTTTTGAAATTTAAAATAATACTCCGAACTTATTGGGGCTAAAATAATTGCGATCTGCATCCGTAAAAAAGTTTATGGTAGGTTATGAAATGTTTGCAATGCCCCAGAGAGATATTACACCAGAACAAGCAGCGGAAGAGTTGAAGTTACTTGCAGAAAATACTTAATTTTTAGATTTAGACTGAGTGATTTAGCGTTAAAGATACGTAAGTTTAACGCTAAATTGATAAAAATCAATACATTTTATCGTAATCGAATGTATAAATATTTATGAGGATGGACTCTAAAAAATCGTCACATCAAAGGTAGACACTCCAATTAAACCCCAAAAAAAACACATAATAAGTGCAATAAAGAGTACTTATTATAAGTAAATTCCAAAAAAAGATATATCTTTACATTAAAAGAGCTTTGTAATGCACTTTCAATCTTTAATTGAAGCCATCAAAACACGCAGACAGAATCTAGCCGTAACTCAAGAAATGCTTTCAGAGTTATCTGGAGTGGGCTTGCGCACACTAAAGCAATTTGAAAGCGGCAAAGGAAATCCTACTTTAGAGACCCTACAAAAATTAGGGAATGCCTTAGGAATGGAGTTAATGTTTGCCGTTAAGGAACTAAATGTTAACGAATGAGAGAAGCAACAGTTTTTTATAAAAATAAAGTGGCAGGTATTTTAACGCAGTTAGATAAGGGTAGCTTTGTGTTTAAGTATGACCGGGATTGGTTTCTTGACACTAAGAAACCAGCAATCAGCTTAACATTACCTAAAACAAAGCAAAAATACACATCTAACTATTTGTTTCCTTTCTTTTATAACATGTTGCCAGAAGGTTCTAATAAACAAACAGTTTGTTTTGAGAACAGAATAGATACAAAAGATTATTTCGGAATTTTATTGACAACAGCAAACCAAGATACCATTGGAGCTGTTACCCTTAAAAAAATAGAAGCGTAATGAAGTTTCCTACAATCATAGTTTGTCCTAGTACATTGGCTAAAGGTCATAAAATATATAGTAGCGCCGCTTTAAGACGTGTGTTTGATGGTAAAAAAGTAAGTCCTATTTTACTATACGATTCGCCAGCAAGTAACGAAAGTACTGACGCGTTGTTTACAGAAAACAGAAAACGCATGTCTATTTCTGGCGTACAAGAAAAATTTTCGATACGGTTAGAGAAAAACAAATTACGCTTGCTTAAAGATGGCGAGCAAGGACAATACATTTTAAAACCAATTCCGAATGTTGGTAAAAATGCTCATCAAATGCCAGCTAACGAGCATGTAACGATGCAAATTGCGAGACAGGTATTCAATATGGAGACCGCTGAAAATGCTTTGATATTTTTTAAGAATGGTCAACCGGCATACATTACAAAACGCTTTGATGTAAAAGGTGATGGGAGTAAATGGGCTCAAGAAGATTTTGCGTCTTTAGCAGAGCGAACACCTCAAACACATGGTGCGGATTTTAAATATGTAGGTAATTATTTAGAGCTTTTTACGATTTTAAAAAAATATACACCTGCATATGCTGTAGAGTCCATAAAATTACTAAAATTAATTCTTTTTAACTACTTGTTTTCAAATGGCGATGCGCATTATAAAAACTTCTCATTGATAGAAACCCCTTTAGGTGATTTTAAATTAAGTCCTGCATATGATTTACTAAATAGCAGATTACATGTAAACGATAGTGATTTTGCTTTAGAAGAAGGTTTATTGCCACCCAATAGGACTGGGGGTAAGGTTGCTCAACAATTTTATAGATTAGGAGAGCTTGCTGGTATTTCAAAAAAACAAATTGAAAAAGTGTTCCACCTTTTAACTTCTAAAACCGATGAAGTATTGCAGTTAATTGAGGCTTCATTTCTAGAGGAAAAATTTAAAAGAAATTATACCCAGGCTTATCAAACACGTCTCAATAAATTAAAACGGACATAGTAGTATAATTGCTTTTTTAAGAACTTTAAGATTTAATGCTTCTAATGATTATTTTTTTTATTGCAATACAGGTTCAAAATCTATCAAAAATACATTCAAAATTATGTATCTTTGATTTGAAATTAATTATGAATCACCGTAAACGCTATCGTAAACGTTTTTGGGTAAATAATCTATAAATAGGGGCTTATTTTGACATTTTGTCGAACTCATAACCCAAAGGTTGTCTAACATATTTATCTGAATTGGCAATCCACAATAAACGGTCATAATTGGTGTTCAGCGTTAGCCTAATCACAGATAAAACAATCAATTCCCAGATGGTCATGCCTTCTCGACCAGTTTGTTTTTTGTCTTTCTTTATAATAGGTTCCACAATAGAGAACATCTTTTGATAGTAGACTTCATGTACAAAAATGGTTTGTAAAGCTAGTAAAACCGGTGGTAGTTTAACGCTGCTTTTTAAAGGAATTTTTACTTCTGAAATTGGGAGGCTTCCAATGGATGGACATAACTCAAATTGTTTGCGTATTTTCTAACTTTTTAGCTCGAATCTAATGGCTCTAAAACCAGTAAATCCGTTGATTATATTAAAATAAAGCTTTTTTTGATAGTGATTCAATGGCTAAACAGAAGTTATTAATCTGGTAATTAGCAGTTTGAAGGTTTACGGGCAGACACAAATTAAAAACGAGTATAAAATCTTAGAAAAAAACTACCGATATTTAAAAGCAGAAGTAGATATTATTGCGAAAAAAGGAACTGTTTTAGCCGTTGTTGAAGTAAAAACACGCTCCACAGATTATTTTGGAGATCCTCAAGATTTTGTCACTCCCAAAAAAATAAAACTATTACTTTCTGCTGTAGATTATTATGTGGTGCAACTAGATTTAGATGTTGAGGTTCGTTTTGATATTATTGCTATTATTCATCAAAAAAACGAAACAAAAATAGAACACCTAAAAGATGCTTTTTTGCATTTTTAAAGCTTTTCTAAATATTCTTTAACATCTTTAATTTCATTAGGTTTTGCAACTATCTTTTTATTTTTATCTAATAGAAAGTAGGTGGGTGTAGCGTTTATCTGATAGGTTCTTGCAGTTTTATTCTCCCATTTGTTTAAACCTAAAACATGATGCCATCCTGGTAAATTTGTCTTTGTATACGTTTCCCAAACAAACGTATCATTTTCTAAAGCAAAAGCAATTACTTTTATAGTTGCTTTGTTTTTCATGTACGTGTGTAATTGAGGAATTTCTCGTAAACAATGAGAGCAACTGGTACTCCAAAAAACTAAAACGTATTGTTCAGCATCATTTAAAGTAGATAACTTTATGGTTTTACCACGTTCATTCCAAGAAAAATCTGGAGCTATTCTGCCAATTTCAACAGCTAATAAAGCGAGCTTTTCTGTTTTAAATTTTTTATCTTGTAAGTTTACAGGCAGCTTATTATAGTGGGTTTTAAATAAATAATCTATAATTTCTAAATTTTTAGAAGTTTCAAATTGTTCTATTAAATATTGGATGATATCTCTTTTGTAAGATTCTTTTTTAACTTTAGAAAGAACGGTTTCTATGGATTCTTTATAGAGTATTTGTTGTTGTGCTTCATCATCAGAATAATTAATATAAAACACATATTCTAAGATTCTATTGGTTAAAAATGAAGAATTTACCAAGGCTTCATTAGAGAAGTCTAGTGTTTTAAAAAACGTATTTTTAATATTTGATAGATAGTCGTTTACAGAAGATAAAATTTCTGTAGAATTAAAGCGAGCACTAGCTTTTACAAAGGGAGCTATATATTTATTTTTTGTAATCTCCTCGTATTTCTTTTGAACATTCTCTACTTCTTTGTAAACTTCTTTATAATATTCTTTTAAATTTAATTCCGGGTCTTGTAAAGCAGCTATTTGAACGGAATCTAATTGCCGTTGTGTTAAAGAAATATCTCTCATATAAGCATTATAAAGCTTATTTTCTGAGGACTCTTGAAAAGCAATAGCTTCTTGAGGATAATCTGGATTAAAAATAAAAGAAACATTTTCCTTATTGTAAAAAAAATCCACAAAACCTTCTCCTTCAAGTCTATAAGTTGCTCTATAAGCGCCTGGTTTAGCAGATGAAGGTAGTTTAATTTCAAAATTTCCAACAGCTTGCTTTTTTCCGCTTATTAAAATAGA is a window of Polaribacter litorisediminis DNA encoding:
- a CDS encoding HipA N-terminal domain-containing protein; this translates as MREATVFYKNKVAGILTQLDKGSFVFKYDRDWFLDTKKPAISLTLPKTKQKYTSNYLFPFFYNMLPEGSNKQTVCFENRIDTKDYFGILLTTANQDTIGAVTLKKIEA
- the lepB gene encoding signal peptidase I, encoding MVKLFKKGVFILGVIGVLLFLLWSKLLIVSLVLLIVLDTITLNKIYFFLKTNLSKIVLSVIRYVYIIILPILFAVFIRTFFFDVYYVPSSSMERTLYPGDYVLINKISYGVKLPNHLRNLPVLGTLFVSPENEFNLYTLLKSFKDFKREDIVVFKAVDNSDKFLIKRIIGVSGDTIEIKKTNVYINSKELKQKQNYTYSYIFKQKNNVTLHQNYSNKEYVAVSDKERKNYKKKIEEKTNHNYFLFPVSKQNEWTRDNYGEIVIPKKGMKIKLTEENIAFYNTCAVKFENTDLSKLKNTTYTFKNNYFFMMGDNRHNSIDSRSFGFVPESYIQGKMFGVF
- a CDS encoding efflux RND transporter permease subunit, with translation MSSKKISYFKIFITFLILSFLGFILLPKLSVRLNPSESLPSLKVSFNWVNASAYTTEREVTNILEGGFSVVKGLTQIYSKSSKGNGSITLEFNKYTNIDYVRFEIATIIRQLSKKLPEKVSYPIISVNKPNDENERAFLSFSVNAKQSPFAIQETVKNQIEPIIGAIQGVDKTQVYGATPKEFIINYNFQLLKQLSINKQDIITTLQQQFTKESLGSIFYKKEYITLSINTNNELNWHIPIKKVEERIIYLDDIAKILEQEQETQSYYRVNGKNAITLSIYATKNANTIVLAKRISEKLQEIQSLLPNGYSIIETYNATEYLETELNKIYERSSYTVLILLLFILLTSKSFKYLLITIISLVANLGIAFLLYYLFKVEIQLYSLAGITISLGLIIDNSIVMIDHIKKQGNRNVFVPILASTLTTVGALSIIYFLDDAYKVNLIDFALVIIINLSVSLFVALFLIPALLEKIPLKPTISNKWQLKIEEKFYTLYQKLLKVLLRLKKTALIFIILIFGIPFFMLPQKIETNTTFFEKAYNNTLGNEWYRENIRPHLDRYLGGSFRLFNYYVFENSYYNRNEETKLYVSASMEKGATVHQMNEAYLSIENYLQQFIEIKQYTSTIYSGDNARMEITFKDAFKESSFPFILKARLVRKVLDLGGIDWNVYGVGNGFSSGGGSNDPVNFTVKAKGYNYDDLNSWADTLKTALEKHPRIQKVLVKENSYWSKKPSYEYLFSLDKEQIALRNSNPSKIFNELKSLTLSKQSDISINIKGKYMPIRLESDNSKTFDLWAIKNTPLDSLHTPIVLKNIAVTSKEREEESIYKENQEYIRLVQFQYTGSAKFGAKFLKTTLEELKLKLPLGYQFESSQNNWFLNDDKNNNYTFLLLLVLVIIYFICAILFESLKQPFIILSVIPISFIGVFLTFYLFDFNFDQGGLASFVLLSGITVNASIFIINGFNKLRKQKPNENYLNLYIEAFKQKIFPITLTIISTILGFIPFVKDGQNEVFWFALGAGTIGGLVFSIIGILFYLPLFTLKKESL
- a CDS encoding DUF1573 domain-containing protein, whose translation is MVNFKQLIIFIVATILTIFLSLKAKNWYHNKNYSKILFEKTEISMDTIITQKQAEIFFNYKNIGNKSLKIFRIETSCGCTIPTFNTKLILPNKEDRFKVRYERVNKGFFTKELIVYSNSITSPDRLVISGFVPFD
- a CDS encoding type II toxin-antitoxin system HipA family toxin; amino-acid sequence: MKFPTIIVCPSTLAKGHKIYSSAALRRVFDGKKVSPILLYDSPASNESTDALFTENRKRMSISGVQEKFSIRLEKNKLRLLKDGEQGQYILKPIPNVGKNAHQMPANEHVTMQIARQVFNMETAENALIFFKNGQPAYITKRFDVKGDGSKWAQEDFASLAERTPQTHGADFKYVGNYLELFTILKKYTPAYAVESIKLLKLILFNYLFSNGDAHYKNFSLIETPLGDFKLSPAYDLLNSRLHVNDSDFALEEGLLPPNRTGGKVAQQFYRLGELAGISKKQIEKVFHLLTSKTDEVLQLIEASFLEEKFKRNYTQAYQTRLNKLKRT
- a CDS encoding TlpA family protein disulfide reductase — its product is MKKNILAFILLIAAISHAQHSIKGSMSPILESDWVILYKIEGTKQVFINNTNIKTDSILISGKKQAVGNFEIKLPSSAKPGAYRATYRLEGEGFVDFFYNKENVSFIFNPDYPQEAIAFQESSENKLYNAYMRDISLTQRQLDSVQIAALQDPELNLKEYYKEVYKEVENVQKKYEEITKNKYIAPFVKASARFNSTEILSSVNDYLSNIKNTFFKTLDFSNEALVNSSFLTNRILEYVFYINYSDDEAQQQILYKESIETVLSKVKKESYKRDIIQYLIEQFETSKNLEIIDYLFKTHYNKLPVNLQDKKFKTEKLALLAVEIGRIAPDFSWNERGKTIKLSTLNDAEQYVLVFWSTSCSHCLREIPQLHTYMKNKATIKVIAFALENDTFVWETYTKTNLPGWHHVLGLNKWENKTARTYQINATPTYFLLDKNKKIVAKPNEIKDVKEYLEKL
- a CDS encoding YraN family protein, yielding MKVYGQTQIKNEYKILEKNYRYLKAEVDIIAKKGTVLAVVEVKTRSTDYFGDPQDFVTPKKIKLLLSAVDYYVVQLDLDVEVRFDIIAIIHQKNETKIEHLKDAFLHF
- a CDS encoding helix-turn-helix domain-containing protein; amino-acid sequence: MHFQSLIEAIKTRRQNLAVTQEMLSELSGVGLRTLKQFESGKGNPTLETLQKLGNALGMELMFAVKELNVNE
- a CDS encoding T9SS type A sorting domain-containing protein — protein: MEFILSNTSVNIIKYLRRKSELKVKDNSAMINVENLSKGVYLLHIENEDKKWSQLFIKK
- a CDS encoding BF3164 family lipoprotein, producing MKKIIIITCFIFINCKTNIDKEIVKISKDDFPKTEKISGEIILKEDYNRNYSIKVFENILLIRLSDSPNYYSVYNKYTFEYLGSIGVKGEAGNEWITMYDSGQLEKTESGICLWVHRYQKGFFAQVNITKTLATKKPIPIYEKIINIDAKSFPFFNLFYLEDNLNIIGNCWLTDQNQVRIKSYDINTKKIKKSELFPKIKNLEKLPIQVVKSLYSSGFKKHPTKNIFFQAMYMFDRIDIFDENLNLKKSIVGGENWKDNYYDAREINPASNFLEGKVNGYAGISASESYIIAVDVNKKKSNIDNTVKESYIKIFDWEGKPICRLKSTDDLFSISLDEKEGILYATDINNEKVLRYDINKIMEKW